Proteins encoded in a region of the Photobacterium profundum SS9 genome:
- the yidC gene encoding membrane protein insertase YidC, with protein sequence MDSQRNILLIALLFVSFLLYQQWNMDNSPQPQGQGTEQQVNNSGDVPSHSGDGQPIPDQETTSKDLITINTDVLALSVDTLGGDVIEAKLLAYNNELDSADSFILLKDEPGLSYIAQSGLIGANGIDSANGRAQLAVTAKDFTLADGQDELRVPMTYVKDGITYTKTFVLKRNSYAVDVEYTIDNQSASAASVQMYAQLRQNLMDDGGSLTMPTYRGGAYSTDTTNYKKYSFDDMQDKSLNMTTTNGWAAMLQHYFVSAWIPRSEEASNLYTRASNGLGYIGVRLPTTTIAAGTEQTLTATLWVGPKLQKEMEATAANLNLTVDYGWLWFIASPLHKLLSFIQSIVGNWGLAIMMLTFIVRGAMYPLTKAQYTSMAKMRMLQPKLTAMRERLGDDRQRMSQEMMELYKKEKVNPLGGCLPIVLQMPIFIALYWSLMESVELRHSPFFGWIHDLSAQDPYYILPLLMGVSMFMIQKMSPTTVTDPMQQKIMTFMPVMFTFFFLFFPSGLVLYWLVSNVVTLLQQTLIYRSLEKKGLHTK encoded by the coding sequence ATGGATTCCCAACGCAATATTCTGTTAATTGCCCTACTGTTTGTCTCTTTCCTACTGTACCAACAGTGGAATATGGACAACAGCCCACAGCCGCAAGGCCAGGGTACAGAGCAACAAGTTAACAATAGTGGTGATGTCCCTTCACATTCAGGTGATGGTCAACCAATTCCTGATCAAGAAACAACATCTAAAGACTTAATCACTATCAATACCGATGTACTGGCTCTTTCTGTCGATACGCTAGGTGGTGATGTTATTGAAGCGAAGTTATTAGCTTACAATAACGAGTTAGACTCAGCAGACTCATTCATCCTTCTTAAGGACGAACCTGGTCTCAGCTACATCGCGCAATCAGGTCTCATCGGTGCTAATGGTATTGATTCGGCTAACGGTCGTGCACAATTAGCTGTAACAGCAAAAGATTTTACGCTGGCTGATGGCCAAGACGAACTCCGTGTACCAATGACATACGTAAAAGATGGCATTACATACACCAAAACATTCGTACTTAAACGCAACAGCTATGCCGTTGATGTTGAATATACCATTGATAACCAATCTGCTTCTGCAGCAAGTGTACAAATGTATGCGCAGCTTCGCCAGAACCTGATGGACGATGGTGGTAGCCTTACGATGCCAACGTACCGTGGTGGCGCATATTCAACTGACACAACCAACTATAAGAAGTACAGCTTCGATGACATGCAGGATAAAAGCCTGAACATGACAACGACAAACGGCTGGGCAGCAATGCTACAACACTACTTCGTATCGGCTTGGATTCCACGTTCAGAAGAAGCATCAAACCTATATACTCGTGCTAGTAATGGCCTGGGTTACATCGGCGTGCGTCTTCCAACCACAACAATTGCAGCTGGCACAGAGCAAACCCTTACAGCAACACTTTGGGTTGGCCCTAAGCTACAAAAAGAAATGGAAGCCACTGCAGCGAACCTAAACCTAACGGTTGATTACGGTTGGTTATGGTTTATCGCAAGCCCGTTACATAAACTACTGTCGTTCATTCAGAGCATCGTAGGTAACTGGGGTCTCGCGATCATGATGCTTACTTTCATCGTTCGTGGTGCGATGTACCCGCTGACTAAAGCGCAGTACACCTCAATGGCGAAAATGCGCATGCTTCAGCCTAAGCTGACTGCAATGCGTGAGCGTCTAGGCGATGACCGCCAGCGCATGAGCCAAGAAATGATGGAACTGTACAAAAAAGAGAAAGTGAACCCACTGGGTGGCTGTCTTCCAATTGTATTGCAGATGCCAATTTTCATTGCATTGTACTGGTCACTGATGGAATCAGTTGAACTGCGTCACTCACCGTTCTTCGGTTGGATTCACGACTTGTCAGCACAAGACCCGTACTACATCCTGCCATTGCTAATGGGTGTGTCGATGTTCATGATTCAGAAAATGAGCCCGACAACTGTAACGGATCCTATGCAGCAGAAGATCATGACATTTATGCCTGTTATGTTCACATTCTTCTTCCTATTTTTCCCATCCGGTCTCGTTCTATACTGGTTAGTATCGAACGTAGTTACCTTGCTCCAGCAAACGTTAATTTATCGTTCTCTGGAAAAGAAAGGTCTACACACTAAATAG
- the yidD gene encoding membrane protein insertion efficiency factor YidD, with translation MASPVSPFAWLAIRLVRLYQLIISPLLGPRCRFTPTCSQYAIEAIKMHGVVKGCWFAAKRLLRCHPLNNGGFDPVPPTKHNDRDN, from the coding sequence ATGGCATCGCCTGTCTCGCCTTTCGCGTGGCTAGCCATCCGGCTGGTCCGCCTTTACCAACTGATAATAAGTCCGCTACTTGGACCGCGTTGTCGTTTTACTCCTACATGTTCTCAATATGCTATTGAAGCAATAAAAATGCATGGAGTCGTAAAAGGTTGTTGGTTCGCGGCGAAACGTCTATTAAGATGTCACCCTTTAAACAACGGTGGTTTTGACCCCGTTCCGCCAACCAAGCATAACGACAGAGATAATTAA